A window from Prochlorococcus marinus CUG1435 encodes these proteins:
- the priA gene encoding primosomal protein N' gives MKPASNQLLNISYKLEILLDIGSSNESFYYLDGNNLGAEVGDIVSVRLRGRLLNGLVISKKDFSRINNDESNIAGGKSIRYLFVESILQKKIIDESWRELIDSLASFYMVSNLKMFKTAFPPGWIGKYKNFSKGLKDQIWIETKKEFDIEKNGLTKKEFFLMDTLSKKGNWQSELIKSGFNYTLINSMVSKNYLLKSKRKKNINSKLNSFFKDHIATKKPNLTNEQKIAFQEYQIMKPGDALLLWGETGSGKTEVYMRIAEDQFLKKKSCLILAPEIGLIPQLIDRFSRRFNNIVYEYHSNCSPDHRTLVWKKIINANEPLIVIGTRSAVFLPIKNMGVIIMDEEHDVSYKQDSPMPCYDAREIAIEIVKRNSAKLIFGSATPSMKTWKKCIFERNFKLVRMIQRISSNETPEIKIIDMRDEFKNGNMKIFSNELLQLLPQLCLKKEQAIILIPRRGHSGFLSCRNCGYLINCPNCDVPLSVHLGAQGKKWLRCHWCDHKSRLINRCPDCHSTAFKPFGIGTQRVIEFLNEEFPDLRVLRFDRDTTSGKDGHRDILSKFSKGDADILVGTQMLAKGIDIPNITLSVVIAADGLLHRPDISAEEKSLQLFLQVAGRAGRAQKKGKVIFQTYKPNHPVISYLQKRDYERFLIENSRLRKDANLFPFCTICLLKLSGENYELTESIAIKLAKYLLSFCEKKNWKLIGPAPSLIAKVGKKFRWQILIHGPEGTKIPLPDRSILWKLIPKNVFLTIDVNPAEL, from the coding sequence TTGAAGCCGGCAAGTAATCAGTTATTAAATATCTCCTATAAATTGGAAATTTTGCTTGATATAGGTAGTAGTAATGAAAGCTTTTACTATTTAGATGGTAATAATCTTGGAGCAGAAGTTGGAGATATTGTAAGTGTGAGACTAAGGGGGAGATTATTGAATGGGTTGGTGATCTCCAAAAAAGACTTTTCGAGAATCAATAATGATGAATCAAATATTGCTGGAGGAAAAAGCATAAGATATTTGTTTGTTGAAAGTATTTTGCAGAAAAAAATAATTGATGAATCTTGGAGAGAATTGATAGACTCACTAGCCTCTTTTTATATGGTTAGTAATTTAAAAATGTTTAAAACTGCTTTTCCTCCTGGCTGGATTGGTAAATATAAAAATTTCTCTAAAGGTTTAAAAGATCAAATATGGATTGAAACAAAAAAAGAATTTGATATTGAGAAAAATGGATTAACCAAAAAAGAATTTTTTTTAATGGATACTTTATCTAAAAAAGGTAATTGGCAAAGTGAATTAATAAAGTCTGGTTTTAATTACACTCTAATTAACTCAATGGTCAGTAAAAATTATCTTCTTAAATCTAAAAGAAAAAAAAATATAAATAGTAAATTAAATTCCTTTTTTAAAGATCATATCGCAACGAAAAAACCAAATCTTACAAATGAGCAAAAAATTGCATTTCAAGAATATCAAATAATGAAACCAGGAGATGCATTACTTCTTTGGGGCGAAACAGGTTCAGGTAAAACAGAAGTGTATATGAGAATTGCTGAAGATCAATTTCTTAAGAAAAAAAGTTGTTTGATATTAGCCCCAGAAATCGGATTAATTCCACAACTTATTGATAGGTTTAGTAGGCGATTTAATAATATTGTTTACGAATATCATAGTAATTGTTCTCCCGATCATAGAACTTTAGTTTGGAAGAAAATTATTAATGCTAATGAACCTTTAATAGTAATAGGTACAAGGTCGGCAGTTTTTCTTCCAATCAAAAATATGGGAGTAATAATAATGGATGAAGAACATGATGTTTCTTATAAGCAAGATAGTCCCATGCCTTGCTATGACGCAAGAGAGATTGCTATTGAAATAGTAAAAAGGAATTCTGCAAAGTTAATTTTTGGGAGTGCAACCCCATCAATGAAGACTTGGAAAAAGTGTATTTTTGAAAGGAATTTTAAATTGGTAAGAATGATTCAAAGGATATCCAGTAATGAGACTCCTGAAATAAAAATTATTGATATGCGGGATGAGTTCAAGAATGGAAATATGAAAATTTTTTCCAATGAATTATTACAATTGCTTCCTCAACTATGCTTAAAAAAAGAGCAAGCAATAATTTTGATCCCTAGGAGGGGGCATAGTGGATTTTTAAGTTGTAGAAATTGCGGATATTTAATAAATTGCCCAAACTGTGACGTCCCTTTATCAGTTCATCTCGGAGCACAAGGAAAAAAATGGTTAAGGTGTCATTGGTGTGATCATAAATCAAGATTGATCAATCGTTGCCCAGATTGTCATTCAACTGCTTTCAAACCTTTTGGAATTGGTACGCAAAGGGTAATAGAGTTTTTAAATGAAGAATTTCCTGACTTAAGAGTACTTCGCTTTGATAGAGATACAACTTCAGGAAAGGATGGTCATAGAGATATTCTTTCAAAGTTTTCTAAAGGTGATGCTGATATTCTTGTCGGTACTCAGATGTTGGCAAAAGGTATTGACATCCCCAATATTACTCTTTCAGTAGTTATTGCAGCGGATGGGTTGCTTCATCGCCCAGATATTTCAGCAGAAGAAAAATCATTACAATTATTTTTGCAAGTAGCAGGAAGGGCCGGAAGGGCACAAAAAAAAGGGAAAGTAATTTTTCAAACATATAAACCTAACCACCCGGTGATTTCGTATCTTCAAAAAAGAGATTATGAAAGATTCTTAATTGAAAACTCCAGATTGAGAAAGGATGCTAATTTATTTCCATTTTGCACAATTTGCCTACTTAAATTATCAGGTGAAAATTATGAATTAACTGAGTCAATTGCAATAAAATTAGCAAAATATCTACTCAGTTTTTGTGAGAAAAAGAATTGGAAATTAATTGGTCCTGCCCCTAGTTTAATAGCTAAAGTCGGTAAAAAATTTAGATGGCAGATATTAATACATGGTCCTGAAGGAACAAAGATACCTTTACCTGATAGATCAATATTATGGAAACTTATTCCAAAAAATGTTTTTTTAACAATAGATGTTAATCCAGCAGAGTTGTAA